Proteins co-encoded in one Planctomicrobium piriforme genomic window:
- a CDS encoding toxin-antitoxin system YwqK family antitoxin, which translates to MRSKTPMAVSILTLTILFAAALLVSHRIMTMPGTHATVPQHEELPDGGWRECVRLPDGSLHGEVKVFYTDGTLQGEFEYDAGQLLNGRLYRPDGTLHNVMSTDWLGRQVDETFDERGTRTN; encoded by the coding sequence ATGCGATCAAAAACTCCGATGGCGGTTTCGATTCTTACCCTCACGATCCTTTTTGCGGCCGCGCTGCTTGTCAGCCATCGCATCATGACGATGCCAGGAACTCACGCGACTGTTCCCCAGCATGAGGAACTCCCGGACGGCGGCTGGCGGGAATGTGTCAGACTCCCCGACGGATCTCTTCACGGCGAGGTGAAGGTGTTCTATACCGATGGCACGCTGCAGGGCGAGTTCGAGTATGACGCAGGCCAGTTGCTCAACGGGCGGCTCTATAGGCCAGACGGCACACTGCACAACGTCATGAGCACTGACTGGCTCGGGCGGCAGGTTGACGAGACGTTCGATGAGCGGGGCACCCGGACGAACTGA
- a CDS encoding MerR family transcriptional regulator, with translation MSTGHKRGDADLEHGYVFGCDGLMGVSEVCDHLSIGRATLDRLVVRGALRKGKDGETGRVSICKRSVMEYVRGMEV, from the coding sequence ATGAGCACGGGCCACAAACGCGGTGATGCGGATTTGGAACATGGGTATGTCTTTGGCTGTGACGGCCTGATGGGCGTTTCTGAAGTCTGCGACCACCTCTCTATTGGCCGCGCGACACTGGACCGCCTCGTCGTGCGGGGAGCTCTCCGGAAGGGCAAAGATGGCGAGACAGGACGAGTGAGCATCTGCAAACGGTCGGTAATGGAGTACGTTCGCGGGATGGAAGTGTGA
- a CDS encoding helix-turn-helix domain-containing protein, with the protein MDLTPMLKVPQVAERLGCTSQHVIDLIRSERLPASDIAKPGATRSSFRIDEQDLTRFIAESKFKKPQKPERQRRIAVANPFFVNGKLVRR; encoded by the coding sequence ATGGACCTGACGCCAATGCTCAAAGTCCCGCAAGTTGCTGAACGTCTCGGCTGCACCAGCCAGCACGTTATCGATCTCATTCGATCTGAGCGGCTGCCGGCCAGCGATATCGCGAAGCCTGGTGCGACTCGTTCCAGCTTCCGAATCGATGAGCAAGACCTTACCCGTTTCATCGCAGAGAGCAAATTCAAGAAGCCGCAAAAGCCAGAGCGTCAGCGCCGCATAGCCGTTGCCAATCCGTTCTTCGTGAATGGGAAGCTCGTGCGTAGATAG
- a CDS encoding DUF6338 family protein, translating into MSIAFQALVLVALSLPGIIFRRFANRAGQFRQRRPITEDVTRSIVSAAILNAIWAGLWDSVGRSFGIRVDLNSVVMLSMGQFGHEDAHFMSAVESLTWHPWSVLSYFLSLYLLSMIFGHAAGIFAHQKPLKWIHDWIDEEPSYRRSKEWTSHLEYQGAGRAKRLCATVLSIGSTPYLYFGFLEDDGVMWKDDGHPDRFALRSASRKRIDGNGDHEEKVPGQLLIIRASEAKTLCIWWVELSNPEEIILPTTNGVPAVVPQPEND; encoded by the coding sequence ATGAGCATTGCCTTCCAGGCCTTAGTCCTAGTTGCATTGTCTCTTCCGGGGATCATCTTCCGCAGATTCGCCAATCGCGCCGGTCAGTTTCGGCAGCGGCGTCCAATAACCGAGGACGTGACGCGAAGCATTGTCTCTGCTGCAATCCTGAACGCGATCTGGGCAGGGCTTTGGGACAGCGTAGGACGGTCATTCGGCATCAGAGTGGACCTGAACTCAGTTGTCATGCTGTCGATGGGCCAGTTCGGGCACGAAGATGCCCATTTCATGAGCGCGGTAGAGTCTCTGACGTGGCATCCTTGGTCGGTTCTCTCGTACTTCCTTTCTCTCTATCTGCTGTCGATGATTTTTGGACATGCGGCGGGAATTTTTGCACATCAGAAACCGCTGAAATGGATTCATGACTGGATAGACGAGGAACCCAGTTATCGCCGATCAAAAGAGTGGACCTCTCATCTCGAATACCAAGGAGCAGGTCGGGCTAAAAGGTTGTGCGCTACGGTCCTGAGTATCGGTTCGACACCTTATCTCTACTTCGGCTTCCTCGAAGATGATGGGGTCATGTGGAAGGACGATGGCCACCCCGATCGCTTTGCTCTCCGTTCAGCATCACGAAAGCGAATCGATGGTAACGGTGACCATGAGGAAAAGGTTCCTGGGCAACTGTTAATCATCAGAGCATCCGAAGCAAAAACGCTTTGCATTTGGTGGGTAGAGCTTTCAAATCCAGAAGAGATCATTCTGCCAACGACCAACGGCGTTCCAGCGGTTGTACCACAACCAGAAAACGACTAA
- a CDS encoding alpha/beta hydrolase — MLVEHAWPRPQPPSPCPIWLQLPPGGAAAVRRCWLVLDAEFYLNRMDAPAAIAEVQQQFAGDVAALFVSHFGQPERHRDYACNADFSRLLVQDLLPWLRSQCPALEEGGHTVIGLSLSGLAAAHLAMLYPKTFSSAICQSPSFWWESERFRRELPQLESPRPRFWVSVGKSELESRVSHPPSGLFQGTNQLESCRRTVQDLQRAGYAAELHEYDGGHETACWKLELPSALKWLSAES, encoded by the coding sequence ATGCTTGTTGAACACGCCTGGCCCCGTCCTCAGCCGCCGTCCCCTTGTCCGATCTGGCTGCAACTGCCTCCCGGTGGTGCAGCCGCGGTGCGTCGCTGCTGGCTGGTTCTCGATGCCGAGTTCTACCTGAACCGAATGGACGCTCCTGCGGCCATTGCTGAGGTGCAGCAACAGTTCGCCGGTGATGTGGCAGCCCTGTTCGTCTCGCATTTTGGACAGCCGGAACGCCATCGCGATTACGCCTGTAACGCCGACTTCTCCCGACTGCTGGTGCAAGACCTCCTCCCGTGGCTGCGATCCCAGTGTCCGGCTTTGGAGGAGGGCGGGCATACTGTCATTGGACTGAGCCTCAGCGGGCTGGCCGCCGCGCATCTGGCGATGCTCTACCCGAAGACGTTTTCGTCGGCGATCTGTCAGTCGCCGTCGTTCTGGTGGGAGAGCGAGCGGTTTCGCCGCGAGCTCCCGCAGTTGGAATCACCGCGCCCCAGATTCTGGGTGAGCGTCGGAAAATCGGAACTCGAATCCAGAGTCTCGCATCCACCCAGCGGCCTGTTTCAGGGGACGAATCAGTTAGAATCCTGCCGCCGCACCGTGCAAGACCTGCAACGCGCAGGCTATGCTGCCGAACTGCACGAATATGACGGCGGCCACGAAACCGCCTGCTGGAAACTCGAACTCCCGTCCGCACTGAAATGGTTGAGTGCTGAGAGTTGA
- a CDS encoding HAD family hydrolase produces the protein MHTCSALIFDLDGVLVDSNSTSEKHWELWANQHGLPYEQIAKIHHGRPTIEIIRTVAPHLDAVAEARLKEDAEADDTEGMTAFPGAARLLTTLPKNRWAIVTSGKRRTATIRLNFVKLPIPEIFVTSNDITRGKPDPEPYAQAITRLGFSAEKCVVLEDAPAGIESGLAAGAFVIGLATTNDPKALSAAHVVLKHLDDLKLTVTQDGLQLTWDSAASIQDHR, from the coding sequence ATGCATACCTGTTCCGCTCTGATCTTTGACCTCGATGGCGTCCTGGTCGATTCCAATTCCACATCTGAAAAGCATTGGGAGTTGTGGGCCAATCAGCATGGCCTGCCGTATGAGCAGATCGCGAAAATCCATCACGGGCGGCCGACGATCGAAATCATTCGCACCGTCGCCCCGCACCTCGATGCCGTCGCAGAGGCACGACTCAAGGAAGACGCCGAAGCGGATGACACCGAAGGCATGACCGCATTTCCGGGCGCAGCTCGATTGTTGACGACATTGCCGAAAAATCGCTGGGCGATCGTCACCAGCGGGAAGCGTCGCACCGCCACGATCCGTCTGAACTTCGTGAAACTGCCGATTCCAGAGATCTTCGTGACGTCGAACGACATCACTCGTGGCAAGCCTGACCCGGAGCCCTACGCCCAGGCAATCACCCGGCTCGGTTTCTCCGCAGAGAAGTGCGTCGTGCTGGAAGATGCGCCGGCGGGAATTGAATCAGGCCTCGCGGCAGGGGCATTTGTGATCGGCCTCGCGACCACCAACGACCCGAAAGCCCTCTCAGCAGCACATGTGGTGTTGAAACATCTGGACGATCTCAAACTGACCGTCACGCAAGATGGTCTGCAACTCACTTGGGATTCCGCCGCTTCGATTCAGGATCACCGTTGA
- a CDS encoding coiled-coil domain-containing protein codes for MPTPALRRDPLHREQLNQPAVEDAPEDQLSQAARFVTHLQLQLAELDRREQQLNAQLGTLQEQQRATRLAARQLEEQTAHLREELESRAALIAEGERALDLREESLAKQAADLRLQRQSLDQAREAFEQSRLKEHRESLQQLETERAALQIERETLTGDHQSLRDALQLELIQEREALAQAQAEFAEQERRLREELQSEQAALQATAEQARLEFEALKEQELQNLSRLAQEQREQIELERIAILSAAEQQSGDILQERAELQTLRDEQAKLNQQWAEHRKSERRQHLEELEELSRDRLGKLDQREVELERREIDLQKRFRLHEDHLNNARRELATHRSTIAVEQQQHRNWVEQVEQSVRMRLGQMRRFRDLLTQREHSLAEEQELFVQQRREVEGQLALQREGLVSERQQFMEMRERERQLLDEHQQRLNDEAGLLTATRGRLDTFSEQLGPLLESLIQPPFPAAEGETPPVDRQQPLEDLLTLLSQQRAEFDLARKQFADLDRTRRQEESAFIHWIEIREASMREREANFQGQLEELIIREQACQAEREQWQRERIEVEQVIRNLVQQIEQAQQVA; via the coding sequence ATGCCGACGCCGGCGTTACGCCGTGACCCGTTGCATCGTGAACAGTTGAATCAGCCGGCGGTCGAGGACGCGCCGGAAGATCAACTGTCGCAGGCGGCGCGCTTCGTCACGCATCTGCAGCTTCAGCTTGCAGAACTCGACCGCCGCGAGCAGCAGCTCAATGCTCAGCTGGGGACTCTCCAGGAACAGCAACGGGCAACGCGACTTGCTGCCAGGCAACTGGAAGAGCAGACAGCACACCTCCGGGAAGAGCTGGAGAGCCGTGCCGCTCTGATTGCTGAAGGAGAACGGGCGCTCGACCTTCGCGAGGAATCGCTCGCCAAGCAAGCCGCCGATCTGCGGCTGCAGCGACAGTCGCTCGATCAGGCTCGTGAGGCGTTCGAACAGTCGAGACTCAAAGAGCACCGCGAAAGCCTGCAGCAGCTTGAGACGGAACGGGCTGCTCTGCAAATTGAGCGGGAAACACTGACTGGCGACCACCAGAGCCTGCGCGATGCGCTGCAGTTGGAACTGATTCAAGAGCGAGAGGCTTTGGCCCAGGCGCAAGCCGAGTTCGCCGAACAGGAACGTCGGCTGCGCGAGGAACTGCAATCAGAACAAGCCGCGCTCCAGGCGACTGCCGAGCAGGCGCGGCTGGAGTTCGAGGCCCTCAAGGAACAGGAACTTCAAAATCTCAGCAGGCTGGCGCAGGAACAGCGCGAACAGATTGAGCTGGAACGGATCGCGATACTGTCCGCAGCGGAACAGCAGAGCGGCGACATCCTGCAGGAACGTGCGGAATTGCAGACGCTCCGGGATGAACAGGCGAAGTTGAATCAGCAATGGGCCGAACATCGCAAGTCGGAACGTCGCCAGCACCTGGAAGAACTTGAGGAACTGAGCCGCGATCGTTTAGGAAAATTGGATCAGCGGGAAGTGGAACTCGAACGCCGTGAAATCGATCTGCAGAAGCGGTTCCGCCTGCATGAAGACCACCTCAATAACGCTCGACGGGAACTTGCGACCCATCGCTCGACCATTGCCGTCGAACAGCAGCAGCATCGCAATTGGGTCGAACAAGTCGAGCAGTCCGTCCGCATGCGACTCGGGCAGATGCGACGATTCCGCGATTTGCTGACGCAGCGCGAACACTCTCTTGCTGAAGAGCAGGAACTGTTCGTGCAACAGCGACGCGAAGTGGAAGGCCAGCTGGCGTTGCAGCGCGAAGGACTGGTCTCGGAACGTCAGCAGTTCATGGAGATGCGAGAGCGCGAACGCCAACTGCTCGACGAACATCAACAACGGCTCAATGACGAGGCAGGTTTACTGACTGCGACTCGCGGGCGACTGGATACGTTTTCGGAGCAGCTTGGCCCGTTGCTTGAATCATTGATCCAGCCCCCCTTCCCTGCCGCTGAAGGCGAAACGCCGCCTGTCGATCGGCAGCAGCCGCTGGAAGACTTGCTGACCTTGCTCTCCCAGCAACGAGCTGAGTTCGACCTGGCACGCAAGCAGTTCGCCGATCTCGACCGCACGCGTCGACAGGAAGAGAGCGCCTTCATCCACTGGATCGAGATCCGCGAAGCCTCGATGCGCGAGCGGGAAGCGAATTTCCAGGGACAGCTCGAAGAACTGATTATCCGCGAACAGGCCTGCCAGGCGGAACGCGAGCAATGGCAACGCGAACGGATCGAAGTCGAACAGGTGATCCGGAATCTCGTGCAGCAGATCGAACAAGCACAACAGGTGGCATAG
- the trxA gene encoding thioredoxin, translating into MAGNLKEFNDGTFQDEVLSSDQPVLVDFWAPWCGPCKMLTPTIEALAEKYAGKVKIGKLNTDDNRQAAINYQINSIPTLIVFKGGKPVDRILGLQPQDRIAQLLDKHVG; encoded by the coding sequence ATGGCCGGGAATCTCAAAGAATTCAATGACGGAACTTTTCAGGACGAAGTGTTGTCGAGCGATCAGCCTGTGCTGGTCGACTTCTGGGCGCCGTGGTGCGGCCCTTGCAAAATGCTGACTCCGACCATCGAAGCTCTGGCCGAGAAGTACGCCGGCAAGGTGAAGATCGGCAAGTTGAACACCGACGACAACCGCCAGGCCGCCATCAACTACCAGATCAACAGCATCCCGACGCTCATCGTGTTCAAGGGCGGCAAGCCGGTCGACCGCATCCTCGGCCTCCAGCCGCAGGACCGCATCGCCCAACTCCTCGACAAACACGTCGGCTAG
- a CDS encoding LptF/LptG family permease codes for MWPNIPLLQRYIFREILRVFTFVLGCITVLLVFVGIFQQATDSGLDPQQALTIIPYVVPSMLPFTIPAALLLTVSVVYGRISGDQEVTAAKSAGIHPLSLMWPAMFLGAVLSLCSLILTDQVIPWSMGKIEQHIVSFMEDIFLDRLRTEHHFSDPRRGLLVTVEGVEGQRLLHPTFRYTKGQKICTLQAEEAEIDLDVEGQRVNIHALNAWVDIPGGTRGRFAEVTEQLRWNHAGKGPKAQQLPILRMKQELVEIDQERDLKKQYAVLHACFALTMADFPRLATNCGQRLADIDQRQGWAYRLNAEVHSRYAMSCSCFFFALLGTPFAMRYGKSQALTSFLICFVPIVGAYYPLMLGLTTQCKQGKLDPEWSMWVANGVLVVLAWSVLRKVIRY; via the coding sequence ATGTGGCCCAACATTCCATTGCTGCAACGGTACATCTTTCGTGAAATCCTGCGGGTGTTCACGTTTGTGCTGGGGTGCATCACGGTTCTGCTCGTTTTTGTCGGCATCTTTCAACAGGCGACCGACAGCGGCCTCGACCCGCAACAGGCCCTGACGATTATCCCTTACGTCGTGCCGAGCATGCTGCCGTTCACGATTCCGGCGGCCCTGCTGCTGACGGTGAGCGTCGTCTACGGGCGAATTTCCGGCGACCAGGAAGTGACCGCGGCCAAGTCGGCAGGGATCCATCCTCTGTCTCTGATGTGGCCGGCGATGTTTTTGGGCGCGGTGCTGAGCCTGTGTTCGCTGATTCTGACCGACCAGGTGATTCCGTGGTCGATGGGCAAAATCGAACAACACATCGTGTCGTTCATGGAAGACATTTTCCTCGACCGTCTGCGGACCGAACATCACTTTAGCGATCCCCGACGAGGGCTGCTGGTGACCGTCGAAGGAGTTGAAGGCCAGCGGCTGCTGCATCCGACCTTCCGCTACACCAAAGGGCAGAAAATCTGCACCCTGCAGGCGGAAGAGGCGGAAATTGACCTCGATGTCGAAGGGCAACGGGTCAACATCCACGCTCTAAATGCCTGGGTCGATATTCCCGGCGGCACCCGAGGTCGATTTGCGGAAGTCACCGAACAACTGCGGTGGAACCACGCCGGCAAAGGCCCTAAAGCCCAGCAACTGCCGATTCTGCGGATGAAACAGGAACTGGTCGAAATCGATCAGGAACGGGATCTCAAGAAGCAATACGCCGTGCTGCACGCCTGTTTTGCTCTGACGATGGCCGATTTTCCCCGCCTGGCGACAAATTGCGGGCAGCGGTTGGCGGATATTGATCAGCGACAGGGCTGGGCCTATCGCCTCAACGCAGAAGTGCATTCCCGTTACGCGATGTCTTGCAGTTGCTTTTTCTTTGCATTGTTGGGAACGCCGTTCGCAATGCGCTACGGAAAAAGCCAGGCGCTCACCAGCTTTCTCATCTGCTTTGTACCGATTGTGGGGGCGTATTACCCCCTGATGCTCGGGCTGACGACACAGTGCAAGCAGGGCAAGCTGGATCCCGAGTGGTCGATGTGGGTGGCAAACGGAGTACTCGTGGTGCTGGCCTGGTCGGTTTTGCGAAAAGTGATCAGGTACTGA
- the rtcA gene encoding RNA 3'-terminal phosphate cyclase — MTELIHIDGSLDEGGGQIVRSSLALSLVTGQPVVIENIRAGRQKPGLMRQHLTAVQAAARIGCAEVTGAAIGSRTLTFAPQTITPGEYHFSIGTAGSTTLVLQTILPALLIASGPSRVILEGGTHNQWAPPFDFLQRAFLPCINRMGPRVGVELERHGFFPAGGGRFTVTIEPAAQLQGFHLTERGELKSRAAIALLSNLPRHIGERETHKILSRMNWDRACGRVDEVSAHGPGNVVFAAIEYEHVAEVFTGFGRVGAASEKVASEVVDEIRNYLKANVPVGQHLADQLLLPLGISAWQAGEHQRGGSFRTLTLTRHSTTQIELLRRWLGIQIQMSADEDGTGTTVTLEPPAQSDRNSEGRLNRLLNPTVIQKDENAGRCDRSEFLKLANSQRSDQRGFIDGRLHSFRHYFCSTCANAGVKERVLMNWLGHRNSKMVHRYYHLHDDESRRQMKQVSLY, encoded by the coding sequence ATGACTGAACTCATCCACATCGACGGTTCCCTCGACGAAGGGGGCGGGCAGATTGTTCGCTCTTCCCTGGCGTTGTCGTTGGTGACGGGCCAGCCGGTTGTGATTGAGAACATTCGCGCCGGGCGGCAGAAGCCAGGGTTGATGCGGCAGCATCTCACTGCGGTTCAGGCGGCTGCCAGAATTGGGTGTGCCGAAGTCACAGGTGCGGCCATCGGCTCGCGAACGCTGACGTTCGCCCCTCAAACCATCACGCCAGGCGAATATCACTTCAGCATCGGCACGGCCGGCAGCACGACGCTGGTCCTGCAAACGATTTTGCCGGCACTGTTGATTGCCAGCGGCCCTTCGCGAGTCATCCTGGAAGGAGGCACGCACAACCAATGGGCTCCCCCTTTCGATTTTCTTCAGCGAGCGTTCCTCCCCTGCATCAACAGGATGGGGCCGCGAGTCGGCGTCGAACTGGAACGGCACGGGTTCTTTCCAGCCGGCGGCGGGCGGTTCACAGTGACGATCGAGCCGGCTGCACAGCTCCAGGGATTCCACCTGACCGAGCGAGGAGAGCTGAAAAGCCGCGCGGCGATCGCCCTGCTCTCGAATCTCCCTCGGCACATCGGCGAACGCGAAACTCATAAGATCCTGTCGCGCATGAATTGGGACCGAGCCTGCGGTCGCGTCGACGAAGTGTCTGCCCACGGGCCTGGGAATGTCGTGTTCGCCGCGATCGAATACGAACATGTGGCCGAAGTATTTACCGGTTTTGGCCGCGTCGGCGCTGCCTCTGAAAAAGTGGCGAGCGAGGTTGTTGACGAGATTCGCAACTACCTCAAAGCAAACGTTCCGGTCGGACAGCACCTGGCGGATCAACTGCTACTGCCTTTGGGAATCAGTGCCTGGCAAGCCGGAGAGCATCAACGCGGTGGATCATTTCGGACGCTCACGCTCACGCGACATTCGACCACGCAAATCGAGCTGTTACGCCGCTGGCTGGGAATTCAGATTCAAATGTCGGCTGATGAGGATGGTACTGGAACGACAGTCACGCTTGAACCGCCTGCTCAATCCGACCGTAATTCAGAAGGACGCTTGAACCGCCTGCTCAATCCGACCGTAATTCAGAAGGATGAAAACGCTGGTCGATGTGACCGCAGCGAGTTTTTAAAACTCGCAAACTCCCAGCGAAGCGACCAGCGCGGTTTTATTGACGGGCGGTTGCACTCATTCCGCCACTACTTTTGCTCGACATGTGCGAACGCCGGAGTGAAGGAACGGGTGCTGATGAACTGGCTCGGACATCGCAACAGCAAGATGGTGCATCGGTACTACCACCTGCATGACGACGAATCCCGTCGCCAGATGAAACAAGTCAGTCTATACTGA
- a CDS encoding DUF6714 family protein — MKRPSKTSKPAASGIKQEEWLLRYIEDAFEHVSLSGGIDIHRAQSMDDYGNMVEDQLAKYTEVIDWRRVPVTILNERPFAVTFLDAHGFRFYAPAIMTMIVNKADVNSNLEDSFICNLQVDVHGQIKGVPFHSLFSVKQRAAIVRFLKFQIHHRWPNTYGDSELTLTRILTHT; from the coding sequence ATGAAACGCCCATCAAAGACCTCGAAACCAGCGGCATCCGGAATCAAGCAGGAGGAATGGCTCCTTCGTTACATTGAGGACGCATTTGAACATGTGAGCCTGAGTGGAGGAATCGATATCCACCGCGCTCAGTCAATGGACGATTACGGAAACATGGTCGAAGATCAGCTGGCGAAGTACACAGAGGTGATCGACTGGAGGCGCGTGCCTGTAACCATCCTGAATGAACGTCCTTTCGCGGTCACCTTTCTAGATGCCCATGGTTTCCGTTTCTACGCACCTGCCATCATGACCATGATTGTCAACAAGGCAGACGTCAATTCGAATTTGGAGGACTCGTTTATTTGCAACCTGCAAGTGGATGTCCACGGACAGATTAAAGGCGTCCCGTTTCATTCGCTGTTTTCGGTCAAGCAGAGGGCGGCGATTGTGCGTTTCCTGAAATTTCAGATTCATCACCGTTGGCCCAACACATACGGCGACTCAGAGCTGACACTGACCAGAATTCTCACACACACATGA
- a CDS encoding RtcB family protein, giving the protein MHPLIPTSDATSILPTGAKTPPITVIGTEAIRATFDEQCLQQAINSRLAPGVTDLVLNPDAHCGYGAPVGCVLVSPTHVYPGPVGVDIKCSMSLLQLDLPADQIIDRPTRRALINAICERTPTGAGRGQRHAKKSRFVDETLGRQAVIEGASESVCTQLGIPPEWALRCEDSSHVGHDGTSAALGERLQRHLDGSFFRKFADKINQLGSYGGGNHFGECEIVHVEDNDRARAAADVFGLQDGKVAFLSHCGSRGIGHNLASGQFKALQAKFENWNIPLPGGDRELVYAPLGTPEADAYLDDMALGANFATVNHLLINALVLEAFQEVIPGVKGQLVYFISHNIARQEVVNNRMSWVHRKGSTRAFPAGHHALKGTIYESTGHPILLPGNPQAGSSVMVADEGAALSCYSVNHGAGRMLGRKAAIRQLDQKEVDQSFTEHDILTNCRQYPKDEAPAAYKDFDEVLRSVKSAGLATEVARLKARFVIKDGDQADD; this is encoded by the coding sequence ATGCACCCTCTCATCCCCACCTCAGACGCCACTTCCATTCTCCCCACTGGAGCGAAGACGCCGCCCATTACTGTCATCGGGACCGAAGCGATCCGGGCGACGTTTGACGAGCAGTGTCTGCAACAGGCCATCAACTCGCGGCTCGCGCCGGGGGTGACTGATCTTGTTTTGAACCCGGATGCGCATTGCGGGTACGGGGCGCCCGTTGGGTGTGTGCTCGTGTCCCCCACGCATGTGTATCCCGGTCCCGTCGGGGTCGACATCAAGTGTTCGATGAGTCTGCTGCAGCTCGATCTGCCGGCCGATCAGATCATCGATCGGCCCACTCGCCGGGCACTCATCAATGCCATCTGCGAACGGACTCCCACAGGTGCTGGCCGGGGGCAGCGGCACGCGAAGAAGTCGCGTTTCGTCGATGAAACACTCGGTCGCCAGGCAGTCATTGAAGGGGCTTCGGAGTCAGTCTGCACACAGCTTGGTATTCCGCCGGAATGGGCGCTGCGGTGCGAAGACTCATCGCACGTCGGGCATGACGGCACGTCCGCAGCGCTCGGTGAACGTCTGCAGCGGCATCTTGATGGCAGCTTCTTTCGGAAGTTTGCCGACAAGATCAACCAGCTCGGTTCATACGGCGGGGGAAATCATTTCGGTGAGTGCGAAATCGTGCATGTTGAAGACAATGATCGAGCTCGCGCTGCGGCCGATGTGTTCGGTCTGCAGGATGGCAAGGTTGCGTTTCTGTCGCACTGCGGATCGCGGGGGATCGGGCACAACCTGGCATCAGGACAATTCAAGGCGCTGCAGGCGAAGTTCGAGAACTGGAATATCCCGCTCCCAGGCGGTGATCGGGAGCTGGTTTATGCTCCGCTCGGAACTCCGGAAGCGGATGCGTATCTCGACGACATGGCTCTGGGGGCGAACTTCGCCACAGTGAACCATCTGCTGATCAACGCGCTGGTCCTCGAAGCGTTTCAGGAAGTGATTCCTGGTGTCAAAGGGCAGCTCGTATATTTCATCAGCCACAACATTGCCCGACAGGAAGTGGTGAACAACCGCATGTCGTGGGTGCATCGCAAGGGGTCGACTCGGGCGTTCCCCGCCGGTCACCATGCTTTGAAGGGAACGATTTATGAGTCCACCGGGCACCCGATTTTGCTGCCGGGGAACCCGCAGGCGGGATCGAGTGTCATGGTCGCGGACGAAGGGGCCGCGCTGAGCTGTTACAGCGTGAACCACGGCGCCGGCCGCATGTTGGGCCGCAAGGCCGCGATTCGCCAACTGGATCAGAAGGAAGTCGACCAGTCGTTCACGGAACACGATATCCTGACAAACTGCCGACAATACCCCAAAGACGAAGCCCCCGCAGCCTACAAGGATTTCGACGAGGTGTTGCGATCAGTGAAGAGTGCCGGTCTGGCGACAGAGGTGGCGCGGCTGAAGGCCCGGTTCGTGATCAAGGACGGCGATCAGGCGGATGATTGA
- the tnpA gene encoding IS200/IS605 family transposase — protein sequence MSQSLTRILVHLVYSTKDRRQILQQDHWEKLWAYQAGIYQDLESPAIIIGGVADHVHALFNLSKNHSLKTIVEEVKKGSSKWLKTVEGRYSTFHWQAGYGAFSVSASNEQSVRSYIERQAEHHAKQSFEDELRALFTRHNVEFDERYVWN from the coding sequence ATGTCACAATCTCTAACAAGAATTCTCGTTCATCTGGTTTACAGCACCAAAGACCGTCGCCAGATACTCCAGCAAGATCACTGGGAAAAATTGTGGGCCTACCAGGCCGGCATCTATCAGGATCTGGAAAGCCCCGCGATCATCATCGGAGGAGTCGCAGACCATGTTCACGCTCTCTTCAATCTCTCGAAGAATCATTCTTTGAAGACGATCGTCGAAGAGGTCAAGAAAGGGAGTTCGAAGTGGTTGAAGACAGTGGAGGGTCGATATTCCACGTTCCACTGGCAGGCCGGGTATGGAGCGTTTTCCGTCAGTGCGTCGAACGAACAAAGCGTGCGAAGTTACATCGAACGACAGGCCGAACATCACGCGAAACAGTCATTTGAAGACGAACTGCGAGCCTTGTTCACCAGGCACAATGTGGAATTCGACGAACGGTATGTTTGGAATTGA